A window of Ictalurus furcatus strain D&B chromosome 18, Billie_1.0, whole genome shotgun sequence contains these coding sequences:
- the setb gene encoding SET nuclear proto-oncogene b has protein sequence MSASAAKVSRKEQNSNHDGADETSEKEQQEAIEHIDEVQNEIDRLNEQASEEILKVEQKYNKLRQPFFQKRSELIAKIPNFWVTTFVNHPQVSALLGEEDEEALHYLTRVEVTEFEDIKSGYRIDFYFDENPYFENKVLSKEFHLNESGDPSSKSTEIKWKAGKDLTKRAGQTQNKAGKKRQHEEPESFFTWFTDHSDAGADELGEVIKDDIWPNPLQYYLVPDMDDEEGEGEDEDDDEEEEGLEDIDEEGDEDDGEEDEEEDEGEDGEDDGEDD, from the exons ATGTCGGCCTCGGCGGCGAAAGTGAGCAGGAAGGAGCAGAACTCGAATCATGACGGCGCGGACGAGACCTCGG AAAAAGAACAGCAGGAGGCTATTGAACACATCGATGAAGTACAGAATGAAATCGACAG ATTGAACGAACAAGCAAGCGAggaaatcctaaaagtagagcAGAAGTACAATAAGCTACGCCAGCCGTTTTTCCAGAAGCGATCAGAACTCATAGCCAAAATACCAAACTTCTGGGTCACAACATTTGTCAACCATCCACAAG TTTCAGCTCTGCTTGGTGAGGAGGACGAAGAAGCCCTTCATTACCTGACCAGGGTGGAGGTCACAGAGTTTGAGGACATCAAATCAGGTTACAGAATAGATTTT TACTTTGATGAAAATCCCTACTTTGAAAACAAAGTCCTGTCGAAAGAGTTCCACTTGAACGAAAGCGGTGACCCGTCTTCAAAGTCCACCGAGATTAAATGGAAGGCTGGAAAG GACTTGACCAAGAGGGCGGGGCAGACGCAGAACAAGGCTGGCAAGAAGAGGCAACATGAGGAGCCCGAGAGCTTCTTCACCTGGTTCACCGATCACTCAGATGCTGGGGCTGATGAACTCGGCGAAGTGATCAAGGATGACATCTGGCCCAATCCTCTGCAGTATTACCTG GTCCCAGACATGGATGATGAGGAAGGTGAgggtgaggatgaggatgacgatgaggaggaggaagggttGGAAGATATTGATGAGGAAGGGGATGAAGATGAtggagaggaggatgaggaggaagatgagggagaggatggagag gatgatggtgaggatgatTAA